The Plodia interpunctella isolate USDA-ARS_2022_Savannah chromosome 11, ilPloInte3.2, whole genome shotgun sequence genome includes a window with the following:
- the LOC128673749 gene encoding suppressor of cytokine signaling 2-like isoform X1 — MCVLEQEDAIINSLNMTLAARLTTPHYSCVDVDLPFNGWQSAVGSCPNCRNELRVTLAPIPGKRPPHGPHSPVILSRNNRFEPTYLPNSHLYPPPRTTLLPTAYNNELQRLADTLNALRLSGWYYGNLDLQGAINMLKEASVGAFVIRDSGDRNFIFSLSVQTDRGPTSVRLHYEHGFFRLDCDRPLVKYMPRFRCVVDLIQYYTRVGERGALGTVWVNREGCEHSPVLLRNPYRKAPPSLLHCARLAVHKALDSNPLKPKLWCAPKHRLLPLPSTLIDYLGEYPYSI, encoded by the exons ATGTGTGTACTAGAACAGGAGGAcgcaataataaattcattgaacATGACTTTAGCTGCCAGGCTCACTACTCCACACT ATTCATGTGTCGATGTGGATCTGCCCTTCAATGGCTGGCAATCGGCAGTGGGGAGCTGTCCGAACTGCAGAAACGAGTTGCGGGTGACACTTGCTCCGATTCCCGGGAAGAGGCCACCCCATGGACCACACTCCCCTGTCATCCTATCTCGTAACAACCGCTTCGAGCCGACATACTTGCCCAACTCTCATCTGTACCCACCACCCCGTACAACCCTGTTGCCAACAGCATATAATAATGAACTTCAGAGGCTAGCTGACACTTTGAATGCGCTAAGGCTATCAGGGTGGTACTATGGAAATTTAGACTTACAG GGTGCAATAAACATGCTGAAAGAGGCGAGCGTGGGAGCGTTCGTGATCAGAGATTCAGGAGACAGGAATTTCATTTTCTCACTGTCAGTGCAGACCGACCGGGGACCCACCTCTGTCCGGCTACACTACGAACACGGCTTTTTTAG GTTAGACTGTGACAGGCCACTAGTGAAATACATGCCGCGATTTCGTTGCGTGGTAGATCTCATCCAATACTACACGCGGGTGGGTGAGCGGGGGGCATTGGGCACGGTGTGGGTCAACCGCGAGGGCTGCGAGCACTCCCCCGTGCTCCTCCGGAACCCGTACCGGAAGGCGCCCCCCAGCCTCCTCCACTGCGCGCGGCTGGCGGTTCACAAAGCCCTCGACTCCAACCCTCTCAAACCTAAACTCTGGTGTGCCCCCAAACACCGACTTCTTCCTCTCCCCTCAACCCTTATAGACTATCTCGGTGAATACCCCTATTCGATCTAA
- the LOC128673749 gene encoding suppressor of cytokine signaling 2-like isoform X2: MVVKLPDSCVDVDLPFNGWQSAVGSCPNCRNELRVTLAPIPGKRPPHGPHSPVILSRNNRFEPTYLPNSHLYPPPRTTLLPTAYNNELQRLADTLNALRLSGWYYGNLDLQGAINMLKEASVGAFVIRDSGDRNFIFSLSVQTDRGPTSVRLHYEHGFFRLDCDRPLVKYMPRFRCVVDLIQYYTRVGERGALGTVWVNREGCEHSPVLLRNPYRKAPPSLLHCARLAVHKALDSNPLKPKLWCAPKHRLLPLPSTLIDYLGEYPYSI; this comes from the exons ATTCATGTGTCGATGTGGATCTGCCCTTCAATGGCTGGCAATCGGCAGTGGGGAGCTGTCCGAACTGCAGAAACGAGTTGCGGGTGACACTTGCTCCGATTCCCGGGAAGAGGCCACCCCATGGACCACACTCCCCTGTCATCCTATCTCGTAACAACCGCTTCGAGCCGACATACTTGCCCAACTCTCATCTGTACCCACCACCCCGTACAACCCTGTTGCCAACAGCATATAATAATGAACTTCAGAGGCTAGCTGACACTTTGAATGCGCTAAGGCTATCAGGGTGGTACTATGGAAATTTAGACTTACAG GGTGCAATAAACATGCTGAAAGAGGCGAGCGTGGGAGCGTTCGTGATCAGAGATTCAGGAGACAGGAATTTCATTTTCTCACTGTCAGTGCAGACCGACCGGGGACCCACCTCTGTCCGGCTACACTACGAACACGGCTTTTTTAG GTTAGACTGTGACAGGCCACTAGTGAAATACATGCCGCGATTTCGTTGCGTGGTAGATCTCATCCAATACTACACGCGGGTGGGTGAGCGGGGGGCATTGGGCACGGTGTGGGTCAACCGCGAGGGCTGCGAGCACTCCCCCGTGCTCCTCCGGAACCCGTACCGGAAGGCGCCCCCCAGCCTCCTCCACTGCGCGCGGCTGGCGGTTCACAAAGCCCTCGACTCCAACCCTCTCAAACCTAAACTCTGGTGTGCCCCCAAACACCGACTTCTTCCTCTCCCCTCAACCCTTATAGACTATCTCGGTGAATACCCCTATTCGATCTAA
- the LOC128673741 gene encoding uncharacterized protein LOC128673741: MSANGNGGIYAPLKQILSDSESEDEKLENAAHIKAADSCNNLDFNSGLHSSKNYSLSDMDEFNTNVNTVESTMDNVSFLQSDMSNKMSLPRRFAFITSILLCIFTVVIFLWGIPCSEVGTCVNPEWHDKTTSWELPYDDIELSGSVQIVDGAVPNTKNLILIYRGNHMKHETDDNNNVNGVLLIVGKSGKVGWYIREKRIPTEINCHLLDVNRDRQKDCLFSGSKGLLAAINPLSGTYYWYIHKDGQIFTNIVAIDFPILMKDIDKDKVNDLLTVATVSPNPNHNNLVIVSGATGNIIGEPMVIDDCLSVKLLAESDSITYICKNGTTKAVRSIPFHTLYKKLLKIDPSTNHTPPVSTPKKVNLSLEKNIGNTRETFSNGPGKIIVENSGECPYSCRVNIKLLLERNGTTNVSWEYSANHVFAMTPSSFAFANSIRGFVLKL; the protein is encoded by the coding sequence ATGTCTGCAAATGGGAACGGTGGCATTTATGCACCGTTGAAGCAAATTCTCTCAGACTCCGAGTCCGAGGACGAAAAACTGGAAAATGCCGCTCACATCAAAGCTGCAGACAGTTGCAACAATCTAGACTTCAACAGCGGTCTTCATTCTTCCAAAAACTACAGCCTCAGTGACATGGACGAGTTCAATACTAACGTGAACACTGTCGAGAGCACGATGGACAATGTCAGCTTTTTGCAATCTGATATGTCTAATAAGATGTCGTTGCCTCGACGGTTCGCTTTCATCACTTCTATTCTGCTTTGTATTTTCACCGTGGTTATATTTTTGTGGGGTATTCCTTGTTCTGAAGTGGGCACCTGTGTTAACCCTGAATGGCATGACAAAACGACCAGTTGGGAGCTGCCCTACGACGATATTGAGCTTTCTGGATCTGTGCAGATTGTTGATGGGGCTGTACCGAATACTAAGaatttaatactaatttaCAGAGGTAACCACATGAAACACGAGACTGATGACAACAACAATGTCAATGGAGTACTACTTATTGTTGGTAAATCAGGAAAAGTAGGCTGGTACATCAGGGAGAAGAGGATACCTACTGAAATCAACTGCCATCTTCTGGACGTTAACAGGGACAGACAAAAGGATTGCCTGTTCTCAGGTTCAAAAGGCCTTCTAGCTGCCATAAACCCTCTGTCCGGGACTTACTACTGGTATATCCATAAAGATGGtcaaattttcacaaacatTGTTGCCATTGATTTCCCAATATTAATGAAGGACATTGATAAGGACAAAGTTAACGACCTTTTGACTGTAGCAACAGTCTCTCCAAATCCAAACCATAATAATTTGGTGATAGTGTCAGGAGCAACTGGCAATATCATTGGAGAACCAATGGTGATTGATGATTGCTTATCAGTTAAACTTCTTGCTGAATCAGACTCCATCacttatatttgtaaaaatggcACTACCAAAGCAGTCAGATCAATTCCATTCCATACTCTTTACAAAAAACTGCTAAAAATTGATCCaagtacaaatcacacaccTCCAGTTTCAACACCAAAAAAAGTCAATCTCAGCTTAGAGAAAAACATTGGCAATACAAGAGAGACATTCTCAAATGGTCCTGGAAAGATCATTGTGGAAAATTCTGGAGAGTGTCCCTATTCTTGCAGagttaatataaaacttttgctGGAGAGAAATGGAACCACTAATGTGAGCTGGGAGTACTCTGCCAACCATGTCTTTGCTATGACCCCGAGTTCATTTGCTTTCGCAAACTCTATTAGAGGGTTTGTGTTGAAGTTATGA
- the krimp gene encoding uncharacterized protein krimp isoform X1 has translation MVLTRENNSTNMSFVDLATLTLHRRNELETRINSFLEKSDQAINYIKKLELQAQSLVQYLNCEPSELKDQFLSCMRQLDEYIYHITDINLALGKLEETQNVDFTPVLDITSKSVQRPRSSTFNIIDVLSDSTPSQPMVCQNLCPTKIVKKVKTPKQEQVLIEFSSTSCSSESVPVNKCEDKEVQCEVMADFENLTMNEGSIVSGCNLPAQSILQNEHMYPATIMSVDGGSFWLITEDPDIVCQLMKDMTEYYKACPVILSMKEVTSLHYCALYDEESSAYYRGFFIKLIDDLAEVFLVDTGELRTAAIDCVQPLAPQFCDVAPYARCCHLAGIDTMGGDSQDLMLRLEQFMKNYVGVQCHIQVDDNSSESLGVYVIINSKESLNELMVQELALIEKGLKSETKATQGPPELVDSNIEILNCPEYEDPVEAVTGYHNRDEADICKHYKGGPDKTCFKGARCKKKHVVKNPDGWTLDKVDAFVCRSLPLPAPDTWHKVVVTCVCHYNRVYVQFVNETEEPTVPSFGVVLPPTTLSALVRDMNSPASRMAYKPLTTMPALGEMVAALYPLDENWYRARVVNYCRADQNVEVMYVDYGNVVWVKENEIRALNPCWASLPAQALRARLAGVSARARAHCALWARAKRELQLLVHQRQLQLHVVGRDYDEITVELFDDEKNIAEELAKSETVELEDYSIEDDTNITQKLVVP, from the exons ATGGTGCTCACACGTGAAAATAATTCGACAAATAT GAGTTTTGTGGATTTGGCGACCCTGACTCTCCATCGAAGGAATGAATTGGAAACACGGATAAACTCCTTTCTCGAAAAAAGTGATCAagctataaattatattaaaaaattagaatTGCAG GCACAGAGTCTAGTGCAGTATCTGAACTGTGAGCCATCAGAGCTAAAGGATCAGTTCCTGTCCTGCATGCGTCAGCTGGATGAGTACATTTACCACATTACCGACATCAATCTTGCTCTTGGTAAActag AAGAGACACAAAATGTGGACTTTACTCCAGTCCTGGACATAACAAGCAAATCGGTGCAGAGGCCAAGATCGTCTACATTCAACATCATAGATGTCCTCAGTGACTCGACACCGTCCCAACCAATGGTTTGCCAAAACCTCTGTCCTACGAAGATAGTGAAGAAAGTGAAGACCCCAAAGCAAGAACAGGTGCTAATAGAATTCTCCAGCACGTCGTGTTCTTCGGAAAGTGTGCCGGTGAATAAGTGTGAGGATAAGGAGGTGCAGTGTGAAGTTATGGCTGATTTTGAGAACCTGACAATGAATG AAGGTTCAATAGTCAGCGGATGCAATCTGCCAGCGCAATCCATACTGCAGAACGAACACATGTACCCGGCAACCATCATGAGCGTGGATGGAGGCTCTTTCTGGCTCATCACTGAAGACCCTGACATTGTGTGCCA gCTAATGAAAGACATGACGGAGTACTACAAGGCATGCCCCGTCATTTTGTCTATGAAGGAAGTGACATCACTGCACTACTGCGCCTTGTACGACGAGGAGAGTAGCGCATACTACCGCGGCTTCTTCATCAAGCTCATTGAT GATCTAGCGGAGGTGTTCCTAGTGGACACGGGTGAGCTGCGCACCGCGGCCATAGACTGCGTGCAGCCGCTGGCGCCGCAGTTCTGTGACGTGGCGCCCTACGCGCGCTGCTGCCATCTAGCGGGG ATAGACACAATGGGCGGCGACTCCCAGGACCTGATGTTGCGGCTGGAGCAGTTCATGAAGAACTACGTCGGCGTCCAGTGCCACATACAAGTTGACGACAA ctCATCGGAATCCCTAGGCGTGTACgtgataataaattcaaaggAATCCCTCAATGAACTCATGGTGCAAGAGCTGGCTTTAA TTGAAAAGGGTCTGAAGTCAGAAACGAAGGCGACCCAGGGCCCCCCAGAACTGGTGGACAGCAATATCGAAATCCTGAACTGCCCAGAGTACGAAGACCCCGTGGAGGCGGTCACG GGCTACCACAACCGCGACGAAGCCGACATTTGCAAACACTACAAGGGCGGGCCCGACAAAACTTGCTTCAAGGGCGCGCGCTGCAAGAAGAAACACGTCGTCAAGAACCCAG ATGGGTGGACTTTAGACAAAGTTGATGCGTTCGTGTGCAGGTCTTTGCCGTTGCCTGCCCCTGACACCTGGCACAAGGTCGTGGTGACTTGCGTGTGCCACTACAACCGGGTTTATGTGCAATTTGTGAACGAGACAG AGGAGCCAACAGTGCCAAGTTTCGGAGTGGTTCTACCGCCCACCACATTGTCCGCTTTAGTCCGAGATATGAACAGTCCAGCGTCGCGGATGGCATACAAACCTTTAACG ACAATGCCCGCACTGGGTGAGATGGTGGCAGCGTTGTACCCACTGGACGAGAACTGGTATCGTGCGCGCGTCGTCAACTACTGCAGGGCCGACCAGAATGTTGAG GTGATGTACGTAGACTACGGCAACGTCGTCTGGGTGAAGGAAAACGAGATTCGGGCGTTGAACCCTTGCTGGGCCTCTCTCCCGGCGCAGGCGCTGCGCGCGCGCCTGGCGGGCGtcagcgcgcgcgcgcgcgcgcactGCGCGCTCTGGGCGCGCGCCAAGCGCGAGCTGCAGCTGCTCGTGCACCAGCGACAGCTGCAGCTGCATGTGGT AGGCCGCGATTACGACGAAATAACAGTGGAGCTATTCGAcgacgaaaaaaatatagccgaGGAACTCGCCAAGTCGGAAACCGTGGAGCTTGAGGACTACTCCATTGAAGACGACACTAATATCACCCAAAAATTGGTCGTCCCCTGA
- the krimp gene encoding uncharacterized protein krimp isoform X2, whose product MSFVDLATLTLHRRNELETRINSFLEKSDQAINYIKKLELQAQSLVQYLNCEPSELKDQFLSCMRQLDEYIYHITDINLALGKLEETQNVDFTPVLDITSKSVQRPRSSTFNIIDVLSDSTPSQPMVCQNLCPTKIVKKVKTPKQEQVLIEFSSTSCSSESVPVNKCEDKEVQCEVMADFENLTMNEGSIVSGCNLPAQSILQNEHMYPATIMSVDGGSFWLITEDPDIVCQLMKDMTEYYKACPVILSMKEVTSLHYCALYDEESSAYYRGFFIKLIDDLAEVFLVDTGELRTAAIDCVQPLAPQFCDVAPYARCCHLAGIDTMGGDSQDLMLRLEQFMKNYVGVQCHIQVDDNSSESLGVYVIINSKESLNELMVQELALIEKGLKSETKATQGPPELVDSNIEILNCPEYEDPVEAVTGYHNRDEADICKHYKGGPDKTCFKGARCKKKHVVKNPDGWTLDKVDAFVCRSLPLPAPDTWHKVVVTCVCHYNRVYVQFVNETEEPTVPSFGVVLPPTTLSALVRDMNSPASRMAYKPLTTMPALGEMVAALYPLDENWYRARVVNYCRADQNVEVMYVDYGNVVWVKENEIRALNPCWASLPAQALRARLAGVSARARAHCALWARAKRELQLLVHQRQLQLHVVGRDYDEITVELFDDEKNIAEELAKSETVELEDYSIEDDTNITQKLVVP is encoded by the exons GAGTTTTGTGGATTTGGCGACCCTGACTCTCCATCGAAGGAATGAATTGGAAACACGGATAAACTCCTTTCTCGAAAAAAGTGATCAagctataaattatattaaaaaattagaatTGCAG GCACAGAGTCTAGTGCAGTATCTGAACTGTGAGCCATCAGAGCTAAAGGATCAGTTCCTGTCCTGCATGCGTCAGCTGGATGAGTACATTTACCACATTACCGACATCAATCTTGCTCTTGGTAAActag AAGAGACACAAAATGTGGACTTTACTCCAGTCCTGGACATAACAAGCAAATCGGTGCAGAGGCCAAGATCGTCTACATTCAACATCATAGATGTCCTCAGTGACTCGACACCGTCCCAACCAATGGTTTGCCAAAACCTCTGTCCTACGAAGATAGTGAAGAAAGTGAAGACCCCAAAGCAAGAACAGGTGCTAATAGAATTCTCCAGCACGTCGTGTTCTTCGGAAAGTGTGCCGGTGAATAAGTGTGAGGATAAGGAGGTGCAGTGTGAAGTTATGGCTGATTTTGAGAACCTGACAATGAATG AAGGTTCAATAGTCAGCGGATGCAATCTGCCAGCGCAATCCATACTGCAGAACGAACACATGTACCCGGCAACCATCATGAGCGTGGATGGAGGCTCTTTCTGGCTCATCACTGAAGACCCTGACATTGTGTGCCA gCTAATGAAAGACATGACGGAGTACTACAAGGCATGCCCCGTCATTTTGTCTATGAAGGAAGTGACATCACTGCACTACTGCGCCTTGTACGACGAGGAGAGTAGCGCATACTACCGCGGCTTCTTCATCAAGCTCATTGAT GATCTAGCGGAGGTGTTCCTAGTGGACACGGGTGAGCTGCGCACCGCGGCCATAGACTGCGTGCAGCCGCTGGCGCCGCAGTTCTGTGACGTGGCGCCCTACGCGCGCTGCTGCCATCTAGCGGGG ATAGACACAATGGGCGGCGACTCCCAGGACCTGATGTTGCGGCTGGAGCAGTTCATGAAGAACTACGTCGGCGTCCAGTGCCACATACAAGTTGACGACAA ctCATCGGAATCCCTAGGCGTGTACgtgataataaattcaaaggAATCCCTCAATGAACTCATGGTGCAAGAGCTGGCTTTAA TTGAAAAGGGTCTGAAGTCAGAAACGAAGGCGACCCAGGGCCCCCCAGAACTGGTGGACAGCAATATCGAAATCCTGAACTGCCCAGAGTACGAAGACCCCGTGGAGGCGGTCACG GGCTACCACAACCGCGACGAAGCCGACATTTGCAAACACTACAAGGGCGGGCCCGACAAAACTTGCTTCAAGGGCGCGCGCTGCAAGAAGAAACACGTCGTCAAGAACCCAG ATGGGTGGACTTTAGACAAAGTTGATGCGTTCGTGTGCAGGTCTTTGCCGTTGCCTGCCCCTGACACCTGGCACAAGGTCGTGGTGACTTGCGTGTGCCACTACAACCGGGTTTATGTGCAATTTGTGAACGAGACAG AGGAGCCAACAGTGCCAAGTTTCGGAGTGGTTCTACCGCCCACCACATTGTCCGCTTTAGTCCGAGATATGAACAGTCCAGCGTCGCGGATGGCATACAAACCTTTAACG ACAATGCCCGCACTGGGTGAGATGGTGGCAGCGTTGTACCCACTGGACGAGAACTGGTATCGTGCGCGCGTCGTCAACTACTGCAGGGCCGACCAGAATGTTGAG GTGATGTACGTAGACTACGGCAACGTCGTCTGGGTGAAGGAAAACGAGATTCGGGCGTTGAACCCTTGCTGGGCCTCTCTCCCGGCGCAGGCGCTGCGCGCGCGCCTGGCGGGCGtcagcgcgcgcgcgcgcgcgcactGCGCGCTCTGGGCGCGCGCCAAGCGCGAGCTGCAGCTGCTCGTGCACCAGCGACAGCTGCAGCTGCATGTGGT AGGCCGCGATTACGACGAAATAACAGTGGAGCTATTCGAcgacgaaaaaaatatagccgaGGAACTCGCCAAGTCGGAAACCGTGGAGCTTGAGGACTACTCCATTGAAGACGACACTAATATCACCCAAAAATTGGTCGTCCCCTGA